Sequence from the Diorhabda carinulata isolate Delta chromosome 5, icDioCari1.1, whole genome shotgun sequence genome:
GAAGTTTTGCTATttcttttcttctatatttACTGATAAAGTGTTCTTTAGTATCTTTTTACTTgatgttattttttctatatgttttatgcatttctatgatgCAAATTTACTTCCAGTTATTGGTTTCCAactttttctagtttttgtattCTTGTTGTTGAGCTTGCAATATGTAAAATATCACACTTCTGGCGATTCTCTCTTCTGCAATAAAAGTAATTGATAAGtgtctatttttaatttgtttgcatttttattttttacctattttttcaacatatgtACTTAATTCGATATTTATTGCTGCTGCTCTCAATATTCGCTTTAATTGTTTTCTTCCTCTTGGTCGTctattctttttcattttctttgatGTTCACTTTTAATTACTACTGCAACAGCCTGAAGCTTTTGTTCTTGTGTACACTTAGCTCTTCTACCGATACTAACAATCAGATGAGCTCACTGTTTTATATTCTAAAATTCTCCTGGATCCGTCTCTGCTACTTGTAGATTTTGTGTTCGTTACTAATTTTTCAGAAACTGATTCTGTTATGCTTCACGttgaaacagttttttcttaataattttaataacattcaatagttcaaatattatttttcactcgCCTTTAAGTATTTCCAAACAAGATTTCAACATAATGCTTAAtgtatacaggatgtctcaATATAGATATATAATCTGGTCGTTGATTTTGTTAAACGACAACATTGTCGTGGCTATTTTTGTGGGGTGTGTaaagtttcatattttgatatttggacagcttgtatatataatattttatgttatgaGAAACCAGCAAACTAGTTATTAAACAAAAAGATGATAggtaaataaatgttttggaGTTGAAAATAACGCTTATaagcagttttttttttggaaaatcgtATAATAACGATCAAGTACATCCTCACCAACTGCACACTCTAGCGCACAGCATCAGTTTGCTCTGAAATCTAATCTTAAGAAGACGCTCAACTGTTTTATAGAAATCGAGAAAGTTTTTGAAAGTTACTTAGCCTATCGGATCACGTtaaattgtaacaaaataaaataaatggacaaaattgacaaaatgagGCAGATAAGAATCTACTTTATATAAGTGAAGGCCATAATGAACGCTCAGAAAAAGTAGCTATTTAGGTACGGCAAAATAATGTAGAAGGCTGGACAATTCAAGAAGCAAAGTTTGTTAGAATAAACCGGCAAATGTCGAGTACCCCTAAAAGGAATAAAAGATTTTGCACTAAGTCATCAGTAATGTTTAAAGTAAATCTTGATTGGATTTAAAGGGTTGTTATATAgtcattcaaataaatttatttttttcttaactttcttgttttttattacaatatgattggtaagaaatcaaaatttgacagtAATGTACAACTTTTCACACTATATAAAAACCTTAAAGGTTGAAATCAGTGTTCTCAAAAAAGattatattagaagaaaaatcgagtattgatttttttctattagagGCCATACATAAATTACTTTACAGGACTTTTGAACCCTTCCCAGTCCTTACCACATgttgtcacatttttataaacCCCCTACTGATGTGACGTCATACAAGTGTGTCAAGTAAACtgtagaaatatatatatatatatatatatatatatatatatattaaactgctctgatgagacgtaataacgtcgaaactagtcagtagctCCGCCCAGTAGGTgaaaagtagaaatatttaatttgatacattttacacACCTTATTTACCATCGAAATCTATATTATCGTCGACTACGCTAGATTTTTACCTGACCAATGGTAcgcagttggaagtgaggatGGCGCCACTTAGCGTTCGTTGGGAAATGTTTAACTACTTGTACCAATTGCGatgctctttgacgttgtcttcagttcgggtctcaagcccGAATGAGGGCTGTaaaactgctctgatgagacgtaatgaCGTCGAAACTAGACAGTAGTTACAgcctctccttgcaattgcgagcaaCTAGGgaatgttaatatcgacaaaaagatCGATTTACATCACACTCTTCAGAGGAGTTATAATTCAATttgtcgaggcattagccagtaAAGTAGTTGTTTTTCTCCTTTGAGACTGCGCCGGTGCATGTGGTAGCATAGAATAGTAAGAAAGCAAGCGAGGACTGCCgacaaattatttaaacaaaacccATTCAAAATTTGGGTGTGTCACTCGCAGCATAACGCCGCACTAGAAGTTGTGACATCTCAAAACTTGGTCCTTGTCACATATTGTCACATTTCCCCATTAACATGTGACGTAATTCATGGATGACCCCTTATAACCGAATCTTTTTTTGCAGAGTACTTTCGACATCACGGACTGGCAGTTCCAATGCCATCACGGCGAAATAGAATGTTACGGCAATAAAATCCAAGCTTGCGCTTTGAAACTGATCGACAAAGGCGAAAACTCCCAAAATTTAGCATTCAATGAAGTAGCCGTTGGATATATCAATTGTCTTATGGATCGAGCTGACAAAACAGCACAAGTTGTTTTTCCTACGAAAGATTGTGCTTTAGTGAACCCCGTATCCAACGTCcaagatattgaaaattgtgCAAACCATACAGACGGTAagatttttcaatgaaaattaataggTTAATTAAGAATTTATTGTCTAGATTACGATGTAACTTATGGCTTATTATATCCAGCGATGCTAGATTTTGGCATTCAGTACCAATCAATGTTACCCCAAAAACGGACATTAATcgtattttcataaaactttggTTTATGACATAATCAAGGAAAGATCCAACAGataaatatagttgaaaatagAAAACTGCGATATATTGGGCATATATGCGCAATAAGAGCTAATATGTCCTTCTGCAGGACATCGTATATGAAACAAGAGAAAATTGAAGgagaatattttctaataattctagGAATGGCGAGGATTTTTCAATCCTGATTCCCTCTATTAATATGCAGTATTTTTCCGCTTAGTATGAGGAGTTTGATTAGTTGGTCTCTTTACATTCATATGATTAGAGTCGTGcctttttgttttatcttttccTACCGTATAAGGAATTCTTATTAAGGTTCAGGCTCTTTCACTTGTTGAGTGGATTCAAGCTTGGTCAGGTCTTCAGCAATTTAATTGATCCTGACTCCTCATGTCCAAAGCATCACTACTATCCTATCGCCAGACAGTTCAATGAGTCCATTGTAGCATTCCAAAATTAGATTTGTTTCAGTGATCATGCATTGCAGTGCATCGATGAAAAGATGAACATAGTAATGTGGTTATTATTTGCAGCACAGTTTGCTGCAACAACTACGCTAACTTGGTCTGCTTAGAAGAAAGAAGCGTGCCCTCCCAGATAAATGATGTTTACTTCACATCCTTCGTGCCGGTATACTCCTGCTTTAGCCAGTTCACCATTTTGGATCCACCCGTATAATAGATTTATTCATCTTAATGCCAGTTGACTTCATTTTGGCCCCTTTTCGGTGCTCCTTGTACACAGTAGTGCGCATTGACTGACCGCAAAAAATTCTAATCTGTAAAGGCCAGAAAGCCGCTATTTCAGCTATTCGAATAGGCAACAGCTTTTCCGAAAGATTTCTTTCGGAGTGGGTTTCCTACGATTTTCGTGACCTTTGTAACAGAAATTGTACCGATTTTTCAGCGCATATTACTTATATTCGGAAAGAGCCAGAAGATGCGACGTGTTAAATCTGGAAAGTAAGATGTTATGCTATTTTCAGGTTCCATATCGTTTTGTAAACATTCCTATTCCTCAATTTTTGTAAGTTTGAGATGATTTaaactatttcttttttcagCTTCTAATTATCTTTCCATTATGGGTAAGTTGACGGATGCCGTCCAGAAACCATTAAAATCTGTTCCGACGATCGTTTTCAACGACGAATTCAAACAGGAAGATAATGAACTTGCCCAAACTAATTTCGTACAGGCACTTTGTCAATATATTAAAGGTGAAAAACCAACTGAATGTTCCAAAGCTAATGCAATTACTTTTAGCATAACATTAGTAATAATATCGatattgtttaatttcaattagatAGTTACTTAAGGTGTACAATGATCGTGGAAATCTtgcatttcataaaatttattattatgaggTGATAATCACGATTTTAGGTCAACTCAAGCGACTAATATTCTTGTGCGTGTACATGTTAAATagatcataaattatttttgctaaTATTATATATACTGACTCTCATAAAAATTGCACCACCTAAAATTTGTAGAACAATGTTATTGAAATTtccataaaatgtttatttttatgaaaggtaaatattaaatttgtaaacaaaagaaTTTGTGCAACTTTTCCAATGATTATTCATTGAATTTGATATGCTGCAGGTGGTATATCGTTACAAGATCATTGAATTCGTAGACATAGAAAGATCTCATCTGGGGTGTTAAATCACCAAAACTCTTACCGATCGCATCCAGTACGTGTTCAATGGCTCAATGGCAGAAAAAGCAGCGATTAGTTTCTTCTAAAGACGTGTTGCAACACTTATCCAATGAAAGCGAATTGTATCTTGATGGAAAATTGTATATTGTAAAGACATGGAAGCGCAACGGATTCCAGTACTTTGACAATGTAACCAGCCGTCATTGAAAACCAAGGGTAATATATCATATTGCACCTCATACCATCCTCGATTCTTTTGTGGGGTTTGCTGCACaaataattcagatttttaCGTTCTCTTTCACGTTACGTTAAGTCATGTGAGGggatgagaaaaaaatgaaaacatataaGGTTGTATtcgataataaacaaatgaCATTGACATTCTGGGTTCTTTACATCtcatataataatttctaattaataaagTTGTTGAAAATCTATCCTTGGGGACCAAAAGTCTTTACCAACGAGATTTGTTGAATCACGCCATCAGACCATTTTGGTCAACATCTCCATAATGTCGTGAAGATCAAATATGTGGTTAATCTTGTGATAGAAAAAATGCGCATGTTGATTTACTCATGACATTGTACTcaagtttcaaagaaaattgtggaaaaat
This genomic interval carries:
- the LOC130894642 gene encoding GILT-like protein 1; its protein translation is MKSEMWLLFVFIVTVSAHSQHDHHDNHQDHLVNVSVYYESLCPDSRKFFTQQLYPSLRNLSSYVNLTLVPYGKSTSTFDITDWQFQCHHGEIECYGNKIQACALKLIDKGENSQNLAFNEVAVGYINCLMDRADKTAQVVFPTKDCALVNPVSNVQDIENCANHTDASNYLSIMGKLTDAVQKPLKSVPTIVFNDEFKQEDNELAQTNFVQALCQYIKGEKPTECSKANAITFSITLVIISILFNFN